The Colius striatus isolate bColStr4 chromosome 13, bColStr4.1.hap1, whole genome shotgun sequence genome includes the window CTGGTGTCAAGTGAAAGTGCTGGGACCTCAGATCCGGCACAAACGTCACCAGCCATGGGATCTGCATCCATGATGGGGGTCTGTGTGTGACATGGTGCTCACCCAGcccagagaaaaaagaagtaaaccagaaaaaaaagtaccttTAACTGTAGAACTTTCCTCTTCTGACTGTGGAGGTTTCAAAGCCAAGTGTAGCAGCGTGAGACGTTCCCAGCCATGCAATGAGGGCAGAGTGTAAAGGCATTTGTGTCTTTACCAAATCAACAGACTCATCTGATGATGAGTAGGCCAGAAACGTCCAGGACTCTGCAATGACGTCCCTGTGGTTCTCAGTCCTATCCAGATGAGCATCTTTTTTCCTGGAGATGCCATGTTCAGTTTCCAAATGTGCACCTGCAAAAGCCAACATGCACTCTTAATTGTGCTGCTTTACAACTGACTCTAACACAGACTCTAATCACAGTGTAAAACACAGGAGTTTTACAGTGTATTTTACAGATAACAGTGTATTTCCTACCAATGGCTCTGAGGGCAacattgcagcagcagcagctgtctcCCTGCAATATGTAAACGTGCACTGATAAAGTATGATGGAGCTTTGGAGCTTTTCAGCCTCCTTCCTTGGCTGCACACACATCATGCAGCAAAAGACTTTGCTTTCTTTACAGCTTTGGAGACCTAATTTCAGGCCAACATTCAGTGGTGCCTCTGTGTGTTGGCTTTTGTGCACAGGGGGGAAGACAGTGGTTGACAGAGCtggaacaaaggctggactctgTAGTCTTTAAGAgactttaaaggtctcttccagctaaaATGATTCgctgattctatgataagggGACAATGTGGGAATAAGCTTCAATCTGAACAAGAGAGGTGGGAGGAAGGGTGGAGATACAACGGTTCCATAGTTCTCTCTGCAAATGGCTGGGTGCATTTTGTCTATAAAAGTGGTTTAATCTCAGTATATCTTTATGACTTTGTAATGAAGCCATTCATTCTCAGCAAGTGGCCTGCTCTGATGAGCCAGCAGACATCACCCATGTGCATATCGATTGTGTTCACTGTGTTTACTGAATGCAAAAGATTTGTGATCCCATGAGCCATACCTGGTCATCCATCACTGTGTTCCATTTGAGTGGTGTGGATGGGACATCACCTGCATTTCCCCAGGCTGGGGGTTTTAACCTTTAGGCTCCACGGTCTCCATCAaagtgcagctttgcaggaCTCTTCTGCCTGTAAATGACAGGAACGTGAGAGCTGTTCCTGGGAGCATTTTTTGCCTAATATCACAGAGTGACACAAGAGTTTTTCAGTTTGGGATCACCCTGGAAGACAACAACAACTCCTGAGAGCAGAGTCCCACCACTGCCTCTGCACCTTCCACAGCCCTGGCTTCTTGGGGCTTACACAAACACCTCAAAGAGGGCAAAGAAATGAAATCCTGATTAACTCTGACACCTTGTGGACAATTAGCAGATGAGGATGGAGGCCAAGGGGGAacctctgggtgctgtgggctCCAGTACGGTCTCAGgcaagctgcagctcctctgcgtGCCTGGGCATGGTTTGCTGCCATCAGAAAGTGAAGGCTGGCTTCTGGTTAGAAGCCCTCAGCATCATCCCCGTGTTGCAGCACGACAGGACAGGTGGGTTTCCCCCTCACTGCCTCTGTGCAGAGCCCAGGTTGAGtcagcagcctgagctcagtTCTGGTTGCTGACACTGTGGGCTGGTCCTGAGCTGTCACATGAAATGTAAATAAGGGCTAACTGTATGCAGGGACATCAATAAGCAAACTGACTGTTATGACTCAGTTCAACTGAAGAACGTGTCCACTGGCCaacatttatacatatatatataaggGTTTCCTTAAAATAGACTATTTAGCAAACCTACCTGATCCTCTGTGGTTTCAAGGGCCTGCAAACCAGGTGGAAAGGGAACACAAACCTCCACAGTGCCAAAAAAAGGGGCAGCACTCTCAAAAGTGATACCAATCTAGTGCTCTGAGAAGCAACATCCTGAGTGAGCACCTGAGTGCTCAGCTCCATGCCCTGCCCACTCCCTGTCTCAGCATCCTGAGCAGCACCagaaaggagaggcagaggcTTCCAGTGCTGCTCCTCAGAGATAAAGCCATGGGCCAGATGCATTTCCACCCTCATTACCAGGTCCCTCTGagcccttttccttcctcatttcCACGTGGTAGCCTTGTGACAGGAGCAAGGCTGTGGTGGGGACACCTTCCCCCAGATCACAGCATCTCATCCTAGAGCTGCTGTGAGATGagggttactgggagctaccTGCAGACTGGAAGAACTGCCCTAGAGGACAGTCTAAGTCTGGGAGGTGTGTGCTGAGGCACTGGGGCTCTGTGGACTCAGTGAGGGAAGTGGATCAGGTAGAGGGTTTCTCAACTGTGACATTTCTTTGATGTTTGGTGCAGCTGAAGGATGCAGCCCAGCTGCTGAGGGTGCTGCAGCAGATAAAGACACAGCCCTTCCTTTTTGGAGAccatcagaaaatgaaagacaagtttaaaaagaaaagcaagaaagctggcagcagcacctgcctgggGAGCCTGCAGGAACAGGGGCCAaagccactgcagctgcagccagggtgGCCCATGCCGGGAACTTgccatgtcacagaatcacagagtctcaagggctggaagggacctgcaaagctcatccagtgcaaccaccctgccagagcagcaccacctagagtaggtcacacaggaactcatccagctgggtttgaacatctccagagaaggagattccacatcccatctgggcagccccttgagtgctccctcacctcaacagggaagaagcttttccttttgtttctttggaacctcttctgttccaccttgcacccgttgccccttgtcctgtcattgcctatcactgagcacagcctggctccagcctcctcacacccacccttgatgtatttgtaaacatgaatgaggtcacctcgCAGCCTCCTCCAAgccacagagccccagctccctcagcctgtcatcagaagggagatgctgggCATCTCTGGGGCCTGAGTTACAGCCCTTCCATGGCAGCTCTGAACAGCCCAAGTCCCACAACCTACCAAGCTTAGAAAAAGGCTGTTTGTGTTCTTTGTCACTTGAGAGCTCTGAACTCTGctctgcttgggtttttttctaacatgaaggaaaaaacccattagTAACGGGGTCCAAGTTACTAACATCTACCTACAGAGCAAATGCCCCTTGCCAGCAGTGCAGGAAGTGAGTCAGAAGGAGTGAATCAGTGTCTGCAGTGCCACACGAAACGGGAAGCTGAGACTCGATTTTAACCGTTGCAGTAGACTCAGGAGGGAATCACTGTAATGAGAATTATAACCCTGTGGGGAACTACCCAGTGAAACCAAACTCCTCCTGCCTGTGTTGTCTTACTGCAGACAAGTCCCAGTCACAAAAGCCGACGAAAGGAAGATGGCCCAACAGTTCAACATGTGACATCTCACCATCCCTCCTCAACCAAATCAAAGGACACAATGGAAGGgacctgaaaataaaatgatctAATGAAAAGAAAGTGTTAAACTGAGGCTGCTGTGGTGATGAGAAATGGAACTTGGTGCCCTGATGAGGTCTCTGATTGTTACATCAGCTTCAGTACCTGGTAGCACTGGCTGCCTTCACAAGCCAAACTTTGCAAGTCCGCTTCTGGTTACCCTCTTCCACACAGCCTGGTCCCATCATGACAGAGAAGGTGGGTCCATGAGGTCTGCTGATGAGGTCAGGAAACACATGGCCTGCACAATGCAGAACATAACAGTAGGTATGGTTCAGTGCTTGGCATCCACGTTTTGGTCGCTGAGGTGTGTGGTTGCtcacaggcacaagctggactATGGCatactttttcttccctttatcCATCCCTGCTACCCAGAGACCAAACCACAGATGACCTTGAgctgatgtccagtgataggacaaggggcaacgggtacaagctggaacagaagaggttccaaagaaacacaaggacaaacttcttccctgttgaggtgagggagcactcaaggggctgcccagatgggctgtggaatctccttctctggagacatcccaaacccagctggacagttcctgtgtgccctgctctaggtggccctgctctggcagggtggttgcagtggatgagctttgcaggtcccttccagcccttgagattgtgattctgtgaaaggattaggcagcttctcctgctcctctgttAGCAGCATGGCACAGCTTCACCTGTGCTTTCTTTACAGCCTTTACAGCCCGTTTTTGTTCTCTCCAGGAATGTCCCACCTGCCCTACACCACGACAGATGTTGCCAGCAGCCCAGCCATGACGCAGAGCAACCAGAGCTGCTCCAGTCACAACATAACGTTCAAAAACAGCCTCTACGCCACCACATACACCCTCATCTTCATCCCGGGGCTCCTGGCCAACAGTGCCGCCCTCTGGGTCCTGTGCCGCTTCATCAGCAAGAAGAACAAAGCCGTCATCTTCATGATCAACCTGGCCGTGGCCGACCTGGCCCACGTCCTCTCGCTGCCGCTGCGAATATACTACTACATTAACTCCGCCTGGCCCTTCGGGAGgttcctctgcctcctgtgctTCTACCTCAAGTACCTCAACATGTACGCCAGCATCTGCTTCCTCACCTGCATCAGCATCCAGCGCTATTTCTTCCTGTACCAGCCGTTCCGGGCCAAGGACTGGAAGCGGCGGTACGACGCGGCCGTCAGTGCCGCGGTCTGGCTGGTGGTGGGCCTGGCCTGTTTGCCCTTCCCCATCATGCGCAGCTACGGCCTGCCCAAGAGCACCAACACCTGCTTCGCCGACCTTCAGGTGCGGCAGATCGACAGCAAAGCGGCCACGGTGCTGATGACGGGCGCGGCCGAGCTCTTCGGCTTCGTGGGGCCGCTCGTCATCATCCTCTTCTGCACCTGGAAAACGAAAGACTCTCTGCGGGGCTTCCAGATGTCGCTGCAGAACAGCGGCGAGAGGCGCAAGGCGCTCAGGATGGTTTCCATGTGTGCTGTTGTGTTCTGCGTGTGTTTTGCTCCCTACCACatcaacttctttttcttcatgttggTGAAAGAAAACGTCATCACAGACTGTTTCCTCAGCGCCGTCACCCTCTACTCACAGCCCTTCTGCTTGAGCCTTGCCAGCCTGGACTGCTGTTTGGATCCCATCCTGTACTTCTTCATGACTTCAGAGTTTCAGGACCAGATATCGAGGCACAGCAGCATGGTCATCAGGAGCCGGCTCATGAGCAAAGAGAGTGCCTCCTCCATTAAGGAGTGACAGGACAGCCAGCTCAAAGGctttttcctgtggaagctgGGACTGTTCTCTCACATTCGATTGCCAGCTCCACGGTGGAAGATCCTGCAGGTTTATTCAGGGGAgttttggggcagtttgggTATATAGGAGATAAAACTCTGCTTGAGATGGATGGAAGGGGATGAGCAGCCCAACCACTGTGactgtccctgctgctgggccACCCACACCTGACCCAGCTGGAGCAGAAAACACACAGGAGGGAGTACCAAAGCTTTTGCTaggaaggagaggaaacatCCCAGGTGCTTCTCCTCGATTTTCCCAACTCCCTGGCTGTACAACCAAGCCAAAGCCACTCTCACCTCCATACACTGACATCTGCTGGAGCATCTTCTCTGCTAAAAACACACAATGAACctgaaaacagacagaaatcaTAAATGGCAGCTCTGGTCTCTGCTCTCGGGGCTGTAGAGAGACAGGTGAAGGCTGGCAGCTCActtcagcacagcagccctgccttGTCACTGCCCGCTCCTGCCTTTAGTGCATCCCTCTGGTCCCCACATGACCGCTCCTTTGCCTTCCCTtcactccccctcccacccTTTCCAATCATTCCCTCCTCACTCAGCTCTAGGTTTGCTCCTCCACTGCTGACACATCCTGTATCTCCCAACCACAGCTGCTGCGAGACCCTCTGCAAGACAAAATCTCCCCACAGCTCCTCAAATGCTCCAGTGTGGGACCTTCCCTTGCTCCCAGGGCTTTTCTTGCCCCCACAACTGCcccattggcacaggctgcagcagcacacggCCCAGGGACCCTCAGGGGGAGGAACAGCGGGTTCAATGGACACATCTTTAACCCAGGGGTGTCCCGTGCTGAGGTGGTTtcaccagcacagcacaggctcATTTCTTAAAGGAAATTAATCATCGTCACTTTTGCCACCACCTCCTCTCATGATCTTCACGTTTACATTCCTACACTCAACCATCAAGGTTCAAAgagcagccagaagaaaaggTTCCCTTTGCCCCTTTCTTTAATTTAGTGACAGCTCCTCAGACAAGTTCCCCCAGCCCAGGTCACTTCAAGGGTATCCCCGTGACCCCTGGGGTTGCTTGGGCTGAGCACAGGCACCGATTGATTGCCTTTGAAAAGCTGTGTTCTTCCAACAGGAACGTTGGAAGCACCAGGGCCCCCATCTTACGTGTTGCTACAAAAGTACAAGGAACATCACAAACACCTGCTCAGTCTATTTCAAATCTACCCACTCAGTTCCACTTCATTACATTCTCACTCAGCCAAAATCTGCCTGTGTGACTGCTTGGCAATACAATGGGTGAAAGATAACAACAGCCAGGTTTAAACAGCCATTCCACTGGAGTCTCTCTAAAAGGCAGTGAGGACATGCTGATTAAATACAACAAGCTCTTGTAGGGGTCCTTCCACTTGGGAGAAGATGATTATGGGCCATGGTACAAGGAACCCAACCTCATATGTAGATAAGTGGAAATGCCAGAACATCCTGGTCTGAAGGAGGTACCTGTCACAGAGGAGCATTACTGCAGGCTTCTCTAGTTTTGTGGTGAGAAAGCTGCAGAGAAGGCACAGTCCCAGTCCCACTGAAGTCAGGGGAACAGTTTTCTCTGGTTTATCAGCCTGTTCATTATGccaaagccacacacacacacgtttACACGCTGCAGATGGTCCCTTCGCCACCGTGAGCAGAGGGTGATGCTCAGCTACAGTCAAGCACCCACAATGGAACTTTTGTCAGTTGAGCAGGGCTTTTCTTTCATAAGCTAGACACTGTACAATACTGTCTGTGAAGGAGACTGGAGCTCCAATGTTGTTGGAAGGGTTTGTATGGATCTTGATCAGTCAGCATGTGACTGGCGGCTGTTTACTGGGATTTGTCTCAtacaatttcacagaatcacagaatctcaagggctggaagggacctggaaagctcacccagtgcaacccccctgtcagagcagccccgcctagagtagggcacacaggaactcagccagctgggtttgaatctttccagagaaggagcttccacagccatctgggcagcccatcaGGTGAAAACAAGTTGAAGGCACTCTTGTGGTAACCATGTAGcttgtctcaaaaaaaaaaaatgatgctttaaaaaaataaacatgtttttgCAAACATAAACCGAGTTTCAGTGATCACTTCTACCTAGAAAGCTGAATGTGATCAGCCCCTTCCTGAAGCACAGGGTTCAAGTGACAGACTTCTGTTGGACTGTTTGCCAGCCTACAGAAAGGTTTTCCCCCACTCTAATATACCCCCTTGTTGGGTTTTGTACTTACTGATTTTTAACTACATCACTGGCATTTAATTTTGAGGTATTTTGGGGAAAAGTCCTCCACTAGCTATGCTGCCAGTGCTGCATGGCTGGGTGTGAGGAGTGACTGCTGTCATCCTCACACGTGCAGGCAGGATGCAGAAACCATCTCTCTCTGCCATCCAACAATCTTTTTGCAGGTACAAATCCTTACAGCTTATAACAGCCACTCACATCATTTAAGACAGGATTGGTAAGGCAGAAATAGGTAACTATAGTCCCCCATGCACTGAAAGCTGTAAAGTGGACCTGGCAGGGGAGTActtgctccagcagctcaatgTCCAAAGAGTGATGGTGGCTTTCCCATCCTCAACTTTAACACCACCTTTGGGGATAACATCCCCCATCACCACAATGGTCTCCACAAACCCACACTCAAAGCCTTTAGTTCAAGTCCTCCAAAACCTCAGCTGTGCCGTGGGGGAGCAGATAAATCCAGCTTTGCTGCAGGGGAGAAGGGCATTCTGGTTGCCTTTGTGGCTGCGAGGTGCTGGGTCTGACAcaagccccagggctgcaggtgcTGTCTCTGCCTGCCAGAGCTCTCACACAACGAAAGGCACAGTGTGCCCAGCTCCAGTTCCTGTAATTCACCTCGTTTCCTGTGACCATAAAACATGTTTATTATTTTGACTAGAGGAAATACAATTTCATGATGCTGCTCCTGGCTTCTCTCTTGTGCTGGTCCCACTGCTTGCCCTCACCAGCCTTCAAAGGAGACATCCTCACCCTTCCTAGGCAGACACAACAAAGTGTCTTTCGAGAGAGATGCCACGGAAAGGCAGAGGTGAACTTGGTACTGCTGGGCAGGTCTGTGAAGGACAGATCTGGAGGGCTCCACTGGCACCTGCTCCTGGAGCAACCCTGTGTGAAGATGGGAACTGCTCAGGGTGGAAACGTGGGCAGGTCCCCAAATCACCTGCACCAGAGGGTGTCTGCCAGCAATACAGCCCTGGGCAAAACCACAGCTTGACATTCTTCCTCTCTAACATGAGCCCTTCAGCTCTTAGTAAAAGCAAGTGTTTCTTTGCACTGACAGCAAACATCCACCCCAGCTAAACTGG containing:
- the LOC104558485 gene encoding putative P2Y purinoceptor 10; translation: MSHLPYTTTDVASSPAMTQSNQSCSSHNITFKNSLYATTYTLIFIPGLLANSAALWVLCRFISKKNKAVIFMINLAVADLAHVLSLPLRIYYYINSAWPFGRFLCLLCFYLKYLNMYASICFLTCISIQRYFFLYQPFRAKDWKRRYDAAVSAAVWLVVGLACLPFPIMRSYGLPKSTNTCFADLQVRQIDSKAATVLMTGAAELFGFVGPLVIILFCTWKTKDSLRGFQMSLQNSGERRKALRMVSMCAVVFCVCFAPYHINFFFFMLVKENVITDCFLSAVTLYSQPFCLSLASLDCCLDPILYFFMTSEFQDQISRHSSMVIRSRLMSKESASSIKE